In Rutidosis leptorrhynchoides isolate AG116_Rl617_1_P2 chromosome 2, CSIRO_AGI_Rlap_v1, whole genome shotgun sequence, one genomic interval encodes:
- the LOC139893477 gene encoding putative pentatricopeptide repeat-containing protein At5g40405 → MQVLRKFLKNPTISIVETCKSLTEINQIHSQLLVNGFINEPELVSKFAASIAIKHPHNIHYSVQLLNRCENPTIFALNSLIRVYSKTSTPEKSFHFYNRILNLNKKPDNYTFTFLIKSCVSLIVDKALGLGVHGAVLKYGLDHDPHLQSGLIYMYAEMGFLGEIKDLFLDVNKPDLVTQTAMVAACAKLGDIGYARHLFDKMPERDVVAWNAMISGYVQFGEPINALKLFFEMERKGLKVNEASMVSVLSACTYLSDLRTGRWAHRYIRSNGLKVKDLRLGSALVHMYAKCGDIDLAMAVFWRMNEKNVYTWSGAIGGLAMNGYGEKCLELYGLMLQGKIQPNGVTFTSVLKGCIVSGLVEEGCKHFQSMIKEYGIEPQLEHYGCMVDLYGLSGRLDEALKFIYSMPIAPHAGVWGALLNASKIHNNVELAELASRKLVELEAKNDGAYVQLSNVYAGFNKWDSVDDVRLKMKSQSVAKVPGISIIN, encoded by the coding sequence ATGCAAGTTTTGAGAAAGTTCTTGAAAAACCCAACTATTTCAATTGTAGAAACATGCAAAAGCCTAACGGAAATCAATCAAATTCATTCTCAACTATTAGTCAATGGTTTCATCAATGAACCAGAACTTGTATCAAAATTTGCTGCATCAATTGCCATAAAACACCCACACAATATACATTATTCAGTTCAACTATTGAACCGATGCGAAAACCCCACTATCTTTGCTTTAAATTCTTTAATTAGGGTTTACTCCAAAACCTCAACTCCTGAAAAAAGTTTCCATTTTTATAACAGAATTCTTAATTTAAATAAGAAACCTGATAATTACACCTTTACATTCTTGATTAAATCTTGTGTTAGTCTAATTGTTGATAAGGCTTTGGGATTGGGTGTACATGGAGCTGTGTTAAAATACGGGTTGGATCATGACCCACATCTGCAAAGCGGATTAATCTACATGTATGCTGAAATGGGGTTTCTCGGTGAGATAAAAGATCTGTTCTTGGATGTCAATAAGCCTGATTTGGTAACACAAACAGCAATGGTGGCTGCCTGTGCAAAATTGGGGGATATTGGTTATGCACGCCACCTGTTTGATAAAATGCCTGAGAGggatgtcgttgcctggaatgcgaTGATATCAGGGTATGTTCAGTTCGGGGAGCCAATAAATGCATTAAAGTTGTTTTTTGAGATGGAGAGGAAGGGTTTGAAGGTTAATGAGGCTTCAATGGTTTCAGTGTTGTCTGCTTGCACGTATTTAAGTGATTTGAGAACAGGACGATGGGCACATAGATATATTAGGTCTAATGGGCTAAAAGTAAAAGACTTGAGACTAGGTAGTGCACTTGTTCATATGTATGCAAAGTGTGGGGATATCGACCTGGCTATGGCAGTGTTTTGGAGGATGAACGAAAAGAATGTGTATACATGGAGTGGTGCAATTGGAGGACTAGCAATGAACGGTTATGGTGAAAAGTGTCTCGAGCTTTATGGACTTATGTTACAAGGAAAAATCCAGCCAAACGGTGTTACATTTACATCGGTCTTAAAGGGTTGCATTGTATCAGGCTTAGTTGAAGAAGGTTGTAAGCATTTTCAATCAATGATAAAAGAGTATGGGATCGAGCCACAACTTGAGCATTATGGATGTATGGTTGATTTATATGGTTTATCTGGACGTTTAGATGAAGCATTAAAGTTCATTTATAGCATGCCAATTGCACCCCATGCGGGGGTTTGGGGTGCTTTGCTCAACGCTAGCAAAATTCATAACAATGTGGAATTGGCTGAACTTGCATCAAGAAAATTGGTTGAACTAGAAGCCAAGAATGATGGTGCATACGTGCAGTTATCGAATGTTTATGCTGGTTTTAACAAATGGGATAGTGTTGATGATGTGAGGCTTAAAATGAAATCACAAAGCGTCGCAAAGGTCCCTGGTATTAGCATAATCAACTAG
- the LOC139890004 gene encoding putative pentatricopeptide repeat-containing protein At5g40405, with amino-acid sequence MVDKALGLAVHGALLKYGLDHDPHLQSRLIYMYAEMGFLGGIKKFFGEPLNELKLFFEMERKGLKVNEASMVSMLSACTHLSDLSTGQWAHRYIKSNGLKVNDLRLGSALVHMYAKCGDIGMAMAVLYFGGCTKRMCVHGVLQLED; translated from the exons ATGGTTGATAAGGCTTTGGGTTTAGCTGTACATGGAGCTTTGTTAAAATACGGGTTGGATCATGACCCGCATCTTCAAAGCAGATTAATCTACATGTATGCTGAAATGGGGTTTCTTGGTGGGATAAAAAAATTT TTCGGGGAACCGTTGAACGAATTAAAGTTGTTTTTCGAGATGGAAAGGAAAGGTTTGAAGGTTAATGAGGCTTCAATGGTTTCAATGTTGTCTGCTTGCACACATTTAAGTGATTTGAGTACAGGACAATGGGCCCATAGATATATTAAGTCTAATGGGTTAAAAGTAAATGACTTGAGACTAGGTAGTGCACTTGTTCATATGTATGCAAAGTGTGGGGATATCGGCATGGCTATGGCGGTATTGTATTTTGGAGGATGTACGAAAAGAATGTGTGTACATGGAGTGCTGCAATTGGAGGACTAG